From uncultured Pseudodesulfovibrio sp.:
CCAGACCAGATAAACACCATGTCCAATACCGGCCTTGCCCAGCGTCTGACCAAAGCCGTCTGCCGTGGGACGTTCCGGTTCCCAGTTACGAGGTGTGCCGCTAGTCACGTCACCCAAACCAAGAATACCAAACGAGGTGTTAGCAATAAATTTGGACGTTTCCATATAGGCCGCGTCAAATTTACCCGTCAAAATATTATTAAGAAAGCGAACAGGAAACAACAGGTTGGTGAAGAAATTATTCACCCAGGTACGGGGCTTGGCAGGAACCAGCCACGCATACCCTTCCGCTGTTGGACGGAAAAGCCCATGATAAAGCGCATCGTTGATCTCGAACCAGACTCTATTCCAATAATAAAGGGGATCTGCCACGAGTTTGTGTTCAGCGTAATCGCCGTCAATATCATCAAAATCGTCTTCGTCGCTGATATCGCCAGCAGAGAACTGAGCAAGCTGGACCTGATCATCAAGGATATCGACGTCAGCCGCAAAAGAAGCCCCCGCAAATCCCAAAAGGAGAGCAGTGACCACCAGAAGAGTCAGCAGATTTCGACGTATTTCAGGACCTGTTTTCACGGCGCAGGCTCTTCCTTATCTTTATCGTCAGGATCATCTGTATCG
This genomic window contains:
- a CDS encoding VacJ family lipoprotein; translation: MKTGPEIRRNLLTLLVVTALLLGFAGASFAADVDILDDQVQLAQFSAGDISDEDDFDDIDGDYAEHKLVADPLYYWNRVWFEINDALYHGLFRPTAEGYAWLVPAKPRTWVNNFFTNLLFPVRFLNNILTGKFDAAYMETSKFIANTSFGILGLGDVTSGTPRNWEPERPTADGFGQTLGKAGIGHGVYLVWPFIGPSSIRESVGWVADAYCDPLTYGRFTFIEFAAIRVYNNLNTLSLQLKGNEYEVLTEGAVDKYAAVRDAYIRFRAKKVAE